The Verrucomicrobium spinosum DSM 4136 = JCM 18804 genome includes a region encoding these proteins:
- a CDS encoding BlaI/MecI/CopY family transcriptional regulator, with protein MPAAKPTPRTADNHEAIPPISDAEWVVMTEFWRLGEATAKDVVQTLKGRQAWKPKTVQTLINRLVQKGALGFRQQGREYVYLPRVEEDRCVHEASRTFVDRVFGGKLAPLLACFLERQECTPAELEEMRKLLELQQKQLSQQNKPAPESQS; from the coding sequence ATGCCTGCCGCCAAGCCCACTCCCCGAACTGCCGACAACCACGAAGCGATCCCGCCGATCTCAGATGCGGAGTGGGTGGTGATGACGGAGTTCTGGAGGCTGGGGGAGGCGACGGCGAAGGATGTGGTGCAGACGCTCAAGGGACGGCAGGCGTGGAAACCCAAGACGGTGCAGACCCTGATCAACCGGCTGGTACAGAAGGGAGCTTTGGGCTTTCGCCAGCAGGGGCGGGAGTATGTTTACCTGCCCCGGGTGGAGGAGGACCGGTGCGTGCATGAGGCCAGCCGGACCTTTGTGGATCGTGTCTTTGGCGGGAAGCTCGCTCCTTTGCTGGCCTGTTTTCTGGAAAGGCAGGAGTGCACGCCCGCAGAGCTGGAGGAGATGCGCAAGCTCCTGGAACTGCAACAGAAGCAACTGAGCCAACAGAACAAACCCGCACCGGAGAGCCAGTCATGA
- a CDS encoding FG-GAP-like repeat-containing protein, translating to MKPYLAPLFTLSLAAASALGQSTPPPAATGKWAKQQLTDVFWAEGVAVADVNKDGKADVLYGPYWYAGPEFKTKTKIYSDADRFKVKAADGSETELEGFKGAKTQENGYSNNFQSFAHDVNNDGWADYVVVSFPGKETFWFENPKGGQGEWAKHVVWTPTDNESPMLTDINGDGLPDLLCMSNGHLGFATYDAKAPTQPWSWYGVTPRMAWQKYTHGIGYGDVNGDGKVDLLEGSGWWEQPASLEGKPAWKKHDATFATKGGAQMYVYDVNGDGRNDVISSLAAHEYGLAWFEQNADGTFKQHLIVGTPAEAGTTGLIFSQLHAIELVDMNGDGVKDIVTGKRFWAHGAKGDPEPNAPAVLWWFELKRDGGKVTWEPHFIDGDSGVGTQFVVADVNGDGKPDVVVGNKKGAYVHTQK from the coding sequence ATGAAACCATATCTCGCCCCCCTCTTCACGCTCTCCCTGGCTGCCGCCTCGGCCCTGGGTCAATCCACCCCACCGCCCGCCGCCACCGGCAAGTGGGCCAAACAGCAGCTCACGGATGTCTTCTGGGCGGAAGGAGTGGCCGTGGCTGATGTCAACAAGGACGGCAAAGCCGACGTCCTCTACGGGCCCTACTGGTATGCAGGTCCGGAGTTCAAAACCAAGACCAAAATCTATTCCGATGCCGACCGGTTTAAGGTGAAAGCCGCCGATGGTTCCGAGACGGAGCTGGAAGGGTTCAAGGGTGCAAAGACGCAGGAGAATGGCTACAGCAACAACTTCCAGTCCTTTGCCCACGACGTGAACAACGATGGCTGGGCCGACTACGTGGTGGTCAGCTTCCCCGGCAAGGAAACCTTCTGGTTCGAGAACCCGAAGGGTGGCCAGGGTGAGTGGGCCAAACATGTGGTCTGGACCCCCACCGACAACGAAAGCCCCATGCTCACGGACATCAATGGCGACGGTCTGCCGGATCTGCTCTGCATGAGCAACGGCCATCTCGGCTTCGCCACCTACGATGCCAAGGCCCCCACCCAACCCTGGTCCTGGTACGGCGTCACGCCTCGCATGGCCTGGCAAAAGTACACCCACGGCATCGGCTACGGTGATGTGAACGGCGACGGCAAGGTGGACCTCCTGGAAGGCAGCGGCTGGTGGGAACAACCCGCCTCGCTGGAAGGCAAGCCCGCCTGGAAGAAACACGACGCCACCTTCGCCACCAAGGGCGGAGCGCAGATGTACGTGTACGACGTGAATGGCGACGGTCGCAACGACGTGATCAGCAGCCTCGCCGCCCACGAATACGGTCTGGCCTGGTTCGAGCAGAATGCCGACGGCACCTTCAAGCAACACCTCATCGTCGGCACCCCTGCCGAAGCCGGCACCACCGGCCTCATCTTCTCCCAGCTTCACGCCATTGAGCTGGTGGACATGAACGGCGACGGCGTGAAGGACATCGTCACCGGCAAGCGCTTCTGGGCCCACGGTGCCAAGGGCGACCCCGAGCCCAATGCCCCCGCCGTCCTCTGGTGGTTCGAGCTCAAACGCGACGGTGGCAAGGTCACCTGGGAGCCCCACTTCATCGACGGCGACTCCGGCGTGGGCACCCAGTTCGTGGTGGCCGATGTCAACGGCGACGGCAAACCCGACGTGGTGGTGGGCAACAAGAAAGGCGCCTACGTCCACACCCAGAAGTAA
- a CDS encoding RNA polymerase sigma factor, translating into MKDEDLERLYDAHASGLFRYFAAIVKCEADARDLLQELFIKLAREKAVLAECEKAWIYRMGHNLAVDLLRRRKTRADYELRSADEVGAMFSVAEDPDANVLASQLEQALASLPQDQRTVTELKLWQGMTFEEIAETQRIPANTAASRYRYAMDKLRTLLRPLYQELKQET; encoded by the coding sequence ATGAAAGACGAAGATCTGGAACGCCTCTACGATGCGCATGCATCCGGTCTGTTCCGCTACTTTGCCGCCATCGTGAAGTGCGAGGCGGACGCACGGGATCTCTTGCAGGAACTCTTCATCAAGCTGGCCCGTGAGAAGGCAGTGCTGGCTGAGTGCGAAAAGGCCTGGATCTATCGCATGGGGCACAACTTGGCGGTGGACTTGCTCCGGAGGAGGAAGACGCGGGCGGACTATGAGCTGCGCTCTGCTGACGAAGTTGGAGCAATGTTCAGTGTGGCGGAGGATCCGGATGCGAACGTGCTGGCGAGCCAGCTCGAACAGGCCCTGGCATCCCTGCCGCAGGATCAACGCACGGTCACGGAGCTGAAGCTGTGGCAGGGGATGACGTTCGAGGAAATAGCGGAGACCCAGCGCATCCCAGCGAACACGGCGGCCAGCCGTTACCGCTATGCCATGGACAAGCTCCGCACCCTGTTGCGGCCGTTGTACCAGGAACTGAAACAGGAAACCTGA
- a CDS encoding PhoX family protein, with protein MDSLPTPSPLMGASSRRQFMQYLGAGAVCAAANRITPNWLTAQPVQTQASQATPLFDDFSFQEVGKTLEDAVTLPPGYKYEVILKHGDKIHPSGLQFGDQADYLAFHLENDEAGWLWINHENSFFLKGKELLSDVGGSCIRLRKDAGSGKWRPDLTSQDNLRVNGLDTKIKLLGPAAGSKALDGANEVVGSVGNCGGAVSPWGTFFSGEENFYHFWGDFDNPKSMDAPLHGLPDDLQRNPRHYGWMVEVDPQTKEVFKHTALGRFGHENIAFGFTKDGRLVGYMGDDRNAMGFYKFISREKYDAAAGKGNRRLLSDGTLYVADTVNGRWIPLDPEQTPVLKEKGFDLAEICVRTRVAVEFAGGTPLARPEDVEIHPETGEIYVCLTAYDNGTDNVGAIMVVREKEGDHGALAFEHQVFVLGGKEAGLAWPDNIGFGPDNALMVTTDYEVVEPPANSPHEWFGNNNLLIVPTKGEHRGQVRRFMSGPLGAELCSPTLSPCRTELWVNVQHPGDGGRGHWPEGGTSQPRSAMIAISRA; from the coding sequence ATGGATTCCCTGCCAACACCGTCCCCGCTCATGGGGGCTTCATCACGTCGTCAGTTTATGCAGTATCTCGGCGCAGGTGCGGTTTGTGCCGCCGCCAACCGGATCACGCCCAATTGGCTGACAGCCCAGCCCGTGCAGACGCAGGCCTCCCAGGCCACGCCGCTCTTTGATGACTTCTCATTCCAGGAAGTGGGCAAGACGCTGGAGGATGCCGTGACGCTGCCGCCGGGATACAAGTACGAGGTCATCCTCAAACACGGCGACAAGATCCACCCGAGCGGTCTCCAGTTTGGCGATCAGGCGGACTATCTGGCCTTCCATCTGGAGAACGATGAAGCGGGCTGGTTGTGGATCAATCACGAGAACAGCTTCTTCCTCAAGGGCAAAGAACTGCTCAGCGATGTGGGTGGTTCCTGTATCCGTCTGCGCAAGGACGCGGGTTCAGGGAAATGGCGTCCCGATCTGACCTCGCAGGACAACCTGCGGGTGAATGGGCTGGATACGAAGATCAAGCTGCTGGGACCGGCTGCGGGCAGCAAGGCCTTGGATGGGGCCAATGAGGTGGTCGGCAGCGTGGGGAACTGCGGCGGCGCTGTGTCCCCCTGGGGCACCTTCTTCAGCGGGGAGGAGAACTTCTACCATTTCTGGGGCGACTTCGACAACCCGAAGTCGATGGACGCACCGTTGCACGGACTGCCGGATGACCTGCAGCGCAACCCTCGTCACTACGGTTGGATGGTGGAGGTGGATCCCCAGACCAAAGAGGTCTTCAAGCACACGGCGCTCGGTCGGTTTGGGCATGAGAACATCGCCTTCGGCTTCACCAAGGACGGTCGCCTGGTGGGCTACATGGGCGATGACCGCAACGCGATGGGGTTCTACAAATTTATCTCCCGCGAGAAGTATGATGCGGCGGCAGGGAAGGGAAACCGCCGCCTGCTTTCCGACGGCACGCTCTACGTGGCGGATACGGTGAACGGCCGTTGGATCCCACTGGATCCGGAGCAGACCCCGGTGCTGAAGGAGAAGGGTTTTGATCTGGCCGAGATCTGCGTGCGCACACGGGTGGCTGTGGAGTTTGCGGGGGGCACCCCGTTGGCGCGTCCTGAGGACGTGGAGATCCATCCGGAGACCGGTGAAATCTATGTGTGCCTCACGGCCTATGACAATGGCACGGACAATGTGGGGGCGATCATGGTCGTGCGCGAGAAGGAGGGAGACCACGGCGCCCTGGCGTTTGAGCATCAGGTCTTTGTGCTGGGCGGCAAGGAGGCCGGGCTGGCCTGGCCGGACAATATTGGCTTTGGGCCTGACAACGCGCTGATGGTGACGACGGACTACGAGGTGGTGGAGCCTCCGGCGAACTCGCCGCATGAGTGGTTCGGCAACAACAACCTGCTCATCGTGCCGACCAAGGGTGAGCATCGGGGTCAGGTGCGTCGCTTCATGAGCGGGCCACTTGGCGCAGAGCTGTGCTCGCCCACGCTGTCTCCGTGCCGCACGGAACTCTGGGTGAACGTGCAGCATCCGGGAGACGGTGGCAGAGGCCACTGGCCAGAAGGCGGCACGTCACAGCCGCGCAGTGCGATGATCGCGATCAGCCGGGCTTAA
- a CDS encoding right-handed parallel beta-helix repeat-containing protein, with product MPFLSRSLLLLALLLDSASVLHAQSEAAIQQFINEATQAGGGSVVIPPGTYVIEKGLVLKDAKKIKLSGLDRERTILKLAPIAYAEAVSDTPAGASELPIRRSQNLRPGMQLRIESSGDLDSFTKKPKPYHLAVAKSVTGDRLELMAPLKHPVPAGTQLRHADAPNLIEIRGSSEQILIENLTIDGGRTATDPPVRGHAQLCGIFAAGKYDYEKGPASLVKGVTISRCIIQNCFGRGVTFYAVEASTVERCTIMDTNDEAIDFDHFTVRSIARYNHIARSLTGIELNDATDCQISGNDIRSCGTGLNLWRWCRQPGLNERNRILDNLFASTTGNAIQVGKDTGANVIVDNHIDQAGKNGIVLNSVGQTLENNRFEGVKLKEVTGP from the coding sequence ATGCCTTTCCTCTCACGTTCCCTCCTCCTTCTAGCGCTCCTGCTCGACTCTGCATCCGTCCTCCATGCCCAGTCGGAAGCCGCCATTCAGCAGTTCATCAATGAGGCCACCCAGGCTGGCGGGGGCAGTGTGGTCATTCCCCCTGGCACCTATGTCATCGAAAAAGGCCTCGTGCTCAAGGATGCCAAAAAGATCAAACTCAGCGGCCTTGACCGGGAACGCACCATCCTAAAACTCGCCCCCATCGCCTACGCGGAGGCAGTCTCTGACACACCCGCCGGGGCCAGCGAACTTCCCATCCGCAGGTCCCAAAACCTGCGTCCCGGCATGCAACTCCGTATCGAGTCCTCCGGCGATCTGGACAGCTTCACGAAGAAACCCAAACCCTACCATCTGGCGGTCGCCAAGAGCGTCACAGGGGACCGGCTGGAACTCATGGCTCCGCTCAAGCACCCCGTACCCGCTGGCACCCAGCTGCGCCATGCCGATGCTCCCAATCTCATTGAGATCCGTGGTTCCAGTGAGCAGATCCTCATTGAAAACCTCACGATTGATGGCGGGCGCACGGCGACAGATCCTCCCGTCCGCGGCCATGCCCAACTCTGTGGCATCTTCGCCGCGGGCAAGTATGACTACGAGAAAGGTCCCGCATCCCTGGTCAAGGGCGTCACCATCTCCCGTTGCATCATTCAGAACTGCTTTGGACGCGGCGTCACCTTCTATGCGGTCGAGGCCAGCACCGTGGAGCGCTGCACCATCATGGACACCAACGATGAGGCGATCGATTTTGACCACTTCACCGTCCGCTCCATCGCCCGGTACAATCACATTGCCCGCAGTCTCACCGGGATTGAGCTGAATGATGCCACCGACTGCCAGATCTCTGGAAACGACATCCGCTCGTGCGGTACGGGGCTCAACCTGTGGCGGTGGTGTCGCCAGCCCGGCCTCAACGAGCGCAATCGCATCCTCGACAACCTCTTTGCCAGCACGACGGGCAACGCCATCCAGGTCGGCAAGGACACCGGAGCCAACGTGATCGTGGACAACCACATCGATCAGGCGGGCAAAAACGGCATCGTCCTGAACAGTGTGGGCCAGACCCTTGAAAACAACCGGTTTGAGGGCGTGAAACTCAAGGAAGTCACGGGGCCATGA